Part of the Paenibacillus sp. FSL R7-0273 genome is shown below.
AAGCTTCCTTTAGATAGACGGGTCCGGGCTGTTATTTTACTCATGGACGCACCCTCATAGCCTAATTCACGAAATACCTCAGTGACGAGAGCCGTTACATCAGATTTTTCAAAAACAGTACGAGTCATAGGTTCAACTCGCTTAGGCTTGGATGATCAGCGGGACGCGTGCCGAGTGGCCAATGAAATTTACGTTCCTCTTCTTTAATCGGCATGTCATTAATCGAAGCAAATCTGCGTTTCATCAAGCCGTCATCAGCAAATTCCCAATTCTCGTTCCCATACGATCTGAACCAATTGCCGCTGTCATCATGCCATTCATATGCGAATCTTACAGCAATACGGTTATCCGTAAATGACCATAGTTCCTTGATAAGCCGGTAGTCCAGCTCCTTGGCCCATTTTCTAGTCAGTAAAGAGACAATTTCTTGACGGCCTGTTATAAAATCACTCCGGTTTCT
Proteins encoded:
- a CDS encoding nuclear transport factor 2 family protein; amino-acid sequence: MTNLTPPFTRETAIQKTRMAEDSWNSRDPQRVSLVYTEDCYWRNRSDFITGRQEIVSLLTRKWAKELDYRLIKELWSFTDNRIAVRFAYEWHDDSGNWFRSYGNENWEFADDGLMKRRFASINDMPIKEEERKFHWPLGTRPADHPSLSELNL